Part of the Streptomyces sp. HSG2 genome, CGATGGTTGGGCACGGCCCCGGACTCCCACTTCGGAGGTGCCCGGTGAACCGGGACGACAGCCGCCGCGCCCTTGTCCGGAACTCTGCGCCGCGCGCTCGCCTCTGGGCCCGCGGACCCTTCACGCCCCATGCCGGAGGGCCCTACCCTCCAGCCGACGACCGCGCGAGCGCCCGACCAGGAGGACCCCGCCATGCAGCACCGGCCGACCACCACCAACGCCACCCGGCCCCTCCGCTCCCCGCGCGACGACAGGGGGCAGACGGCTGTGGAGTACCTGGGGATCATCGCGGTGGTGGTCGCGATCGTCTTGGCCATCACGGGCACGGAGATCGGGCAGACGATCTTCAATGCCATCGCCGACCAGATCACTCAAGTGACCGGCGGCTGAAGTGTTCGGCAAGACCGGTTGACGCAGGGCAAGTCTTCCCCGTTTACATCGCCGTGGTGGGGGGTCTTCTTCTCCTTGCCTTGGTGTACCTCGCTGTCGGGCAGGCAGCCGCCAACAGAGGCGGGGCGCTGACGGCGGCTGATGCTGCCGCGCTCGCCGTGGCGCAGGACAGGCGTGACGAACTCGCGGACCTGTGGGCGGAGAACGTCTTGGACCCCGTGATGTGGAGCCGGATATTCGCGGGTGATGCCGGGGTTGGGGTGGCCTCTTGTGCACGTGCCGAGCAGCTCGCGGCACTGAACGACGCGGACGTGCTGCGTTGTACGCAGAGCGGCCTGCTGGCGTTCACGGTAGAGGTCCAAGCGAGGAGTTCTGTGGGGGAGTCGATTGTGCCCGGAACGGAAGACGTGACCTCTCGTGCTGTGGCCACGGCGGTCATTGAACCTCGCTGCGCCTTCGCGCCGCTCCCGACCGAGCAGGAGGAGAACGAGCTTCCGCCTCTCGACTGTCGAGGACTGGAGTGGGATATCGAACCCGAAAGTCCCGGCGACTGGCCCACAGCACGCGACCTGTTCGATGTCCACCTGTCGGACCAGTTCGTGGTCGGCGAATAGGAAGGGAAGCGATTCCATGAGCATGTGGGGCGCGAGGGCGCGCAGCGGAGCGGTGGTGGCCACGGCCCTGATGGTCGCTCCGTTGGGGCTGGTCGGTTGCGCCGGCGGTGAAGGAAATAACGGGGGGAGCGCCGAGCAGACGCCTCGCGTCGCCTCACCGACCTCACCCGGAGACGACGCCGATGCGCGCCCTCAGGAGCATTCCGAGACCTGGCTGGCGGAGATGAAGGGTCCTGCCGGCCTGCTGCTCCTGATCAAGCAGGTTCGGCGTGACGATGGTGGTTTCCTGACTGTGGATGGTGAGTTGAAGAACGATGGGGGGGAGACGACCAATGTTCCTGCGCAGTTGAGTGGCACCGAGACCGAGATCACGCGAAACGGCAGGTCGCTGGGAGGGGCTACGATGGTGGACCCGGTGGGGAAGAAGCGCTACTACGTTCTGCGTGATACCGATGGCCGGCCCCTGACAACGGTCAATTTCCCTCCGCTGAAGGCCGGAGAGTCGCTACCCGTGTTCATGCAGTTTCCCGCGCCCCCCTCCGAGAACGCGGAGTTGACACTCCACTTGCCGATGTTCTCCAGTGCCGGCATCACGATCCCCGGCTGAGGCTGTGATGGTCGCCTCCCCGCGATGGACCGCGTCCGTCACCGCTGGTGCCGTCCTGCTGGCCTTCCAGGTGGTGGTCGCCTCGTCGGCGCGTGCCGAGGAGAACCCCTCGCCCCCTCCCGCAACCGAGGTGGTGGCCGCCGCGCCCGTCGAAGTCGACTCCAGTGATCCGGACTTGAAGCTTCCGGAGGGCGCCGCCCTCGCCGCCCCCAAGGTCCTGGACATCAAGTCCGTGGTGGAGGACGAGAGCGGCGACGAACGTCGGGAGGACACCAACACCGAGGTGACGTTCGCCCTTCAGGCCGAGGTGCTCTTCGGCAAGGACAGCGCCAGGCTGGGTGACGAGACCAAGTCCCGCATCGCGGGGATCGCCGACGAGATCCGGGCGCAGGGCGCGTCGCGGGTGCGGATCTTCGGCTTCACGGACAACCTCGGTTCCTCCGCCCACGGCGACCTGTTGTCCAAGCGGCGAGCCGACGCCGTGCAGCAGGTACTTGCGGCGGAGTTGGACGACTCGGACATCACCTACGAGGTCCGTGGCTACGGCGAGCAGTATCCGATCGCCGACAACTCCACCGAGACCGGGCGCAAGAAGAACCGGAGGGTCGAGGTGTCGTTCCCTCGGACGGAGAACCCACAGGAGAGCCGCTCGGAGGGCTGACGGGGCATGCCGCAGGGCGGGGTGAGGGGGCCGCTCGTGGCCGGTGTCCGAGGGTGTGGGAGGTCGTCAGCGCGGGAGTCGTCGTCTCGGGCGTGGTGTCCGGCGTGCCGCCGCGACCTCCACCCGCGTTCCCGGAAGCACCCCCCACCGGGCCATGGCGCCCGCCTCCGCCTCGAGGACGTGTCGGGCGCGGGGCCGGGGCAGCCCCCAGCGCCCCGGGCGCATGGTGCGGACCGCGATCACCGACATCCCGCCGTCGAGATAGGCGACGTCGATGGGCATCCGCATGCGGAAGGTGTGCACTCCCGAGGCCGGAGTCAGCAGCATCGCCCGTCCGGGGAAGGACAGACGCCCCAGCAGCCCCCTGCTTCGGGCCCGGAAGGACGTGGCCACCTCGACGGGGATCCGCGCGGGTTCCCGCCCGTCCGTCGGGCGCACGATCAGCGTTCCCGGCCCGTCGAGCCATCCACCGCCCACAGATCCCCCCTGCCGTTCCGTCGTGCAGCAGACGGTATCGCCGCCCCGAGTGGGACGTCAGGCGTTTCGGGAGGCCGCGAGGCGTCGAGGCCGGCCCCTCGACGGAGGGGCGTGAGCGGCCTATACCAGGCCGGGTGGGTTCCCGCATCGTTATCGCGAGTGGCTCGCGCCCGTCGGAGTGATCGCGTAAGTTCTGAGCCGATCGATTCGCGTGAGCAAAGTGGCGCGAAGTGGTGCCGCGCGGTGGAGGGGGCCGCGCGGCGCCGGTCCGGCGGCCCGAGGGGGCCCGCTCGGTGTTCGGCCGGGGTGGATCGCCCGCGCGGCGGGTTCGGGCGTGGCGCGAACGAGCCCGCGCGGATCGGTCATCGGTCGCCGGATGGCTACGAAGAGTAGTTTTTTGGTGTCCGTGTACCGGATTTCCCTCACGAAGGGTTATGGTGGAAGCCCCCCCTCGGGCCGGTCCGTATCCCCCCCCACGGACCGGCCCGTTTTTTCGTGCTCCGGCATCCTCCTCGGCCGTCCCTCACGGCCTCGTGGCCCCTCCCGGCGTGTAGGCGACACGGGGAGTCCGCCCGGGCGCCGTCCTCGTGCCCGGGCATGGCGAGGTGCGTTCGAGGGCATAACCCCAGCAGGTCGACGCCCGAATCACGGGCGTCGGATCTCAGCGGGCGGCACGGGGTCGTCCGCCCGGGAGGCCCTTTGCACCAGCCCGACCGTGCGGTCACGGCACGGAAGAAGCGGCGGAGGGCCGGTCGTCGGCCCGTGCCGGGCGTGCACGGGGGCCGTCGACCGGCCCGGCTCCGCCTCGTCGCTCCCCGACCTCTAACGAGGGGGTACGTCCTTCCGTGGTGACCAGCGCACAGCGTCGCAAGCCCAACCGGCGCACCTACGTCCTCGACACCAGCGTCCTGCTGGCCGATCCCAACGCCCTGAGCCGCTTCGACGAGCACGAGGTCGTGTTGCCGATCGTCGTGGTGACGGAGTTGGAGGCCAAGCGCCACCATCCCGAGCTCGGCTACTTCGCCCGTCAGGCCCTTCGGCTGCTGGACGACTGCCGGGTCAGGCACGGCCGTCTGGACGCCCCCGTGCCGATCGGGGGACTCGGCGGCACCCTGCGGGTCGAGCTCAACCACTCCGATCCCAGTGTTCTGCCCACCGGCTACCGACTGGGCGACAACGACTCCCGCATCCTCGCGGTCGCGCGCAACCTCCAGGCGGAGGGGTGTGACGTCACCGTCGTCTCCAAGGACCTTCCCCTGCGGATCAAGGCGTCCTCGGTCGGTCTGATCGCCGAGGAGTACCGCGCCGAGCTGGCCGTCACCGGGGCCTCCGGGTGGACGGGGATGTCCGAACTGACCCTCCCCGGCGAGCAGGTGGACATCCTGTTCGAGGAGGGCCGGGTCGACGTTCCGGAGGCGGCGGATCTGCCCGTGCACACGGGGCTGACCATCCAGTCGGAACGGGGCTACGCCCTGGGGAGGGTCACGGCCGACGGCGGTGTCCGCCTCGTGCGCGGCGACCGGGAGGCGTTCGGCGTCAAGGGCCGCAGCGCCGAACAGCGGATCGCCCTCGACCTCCTCCTCGATCCGGACATCGGGATCGTCTCGATGGGTGGCCGGGCCGGCACCGGCAAGTCGGCCCTGGCGCTGTGCGCGGGGCTGGAGGCGGTCCTGGAGCGACGCCAGCACCGGAAGGTGATGGTGTTCCGGCCGCTGTACGCGGTGGGCGGCCAGGAGCTGGGCTATCTGCCGGGCACCGAGGCGGAGAAGATGAGCCCCTGGGCGCAGGCCGTCTTCGACACGCTGTCATCGGTCACCAGCCGGGACGTGATCGAGGAGGTCACCGCCCGGGGCATGCTGGAGGTCCTGCCGCTCACGCACATCCGCGGTCGGTCCCTGCACGACGCCTTCGTGATCGTCGACGAGGCGCAGTCGCTGGAGCGGAACGTCCTGCTGACGGTGCTCTCCCGGATCGGTGCCGACTCCCGGGTCGTGCTCACCCACGACGTCGCGCAGCGGGACAATCTCCGCGTCGGCCGGTACGACGGTGTCGTGGCCGTGGTGGAGAAGCTGAAGGGGCATCCGCTCTTCGCCCACGTCACGTTGACGCGATCCGAGCGGTCTCGGATCGCGGCCCTGGTGACCGAGATGTTGGAGGACGGCCCTCTCTGAGAGGTCGGCCGGGCCCCGCCACCCGTGCGGGGTCCGGTCCGGCCGGGGTGCCGGGCGGCCGGGGCGCCGGCCGAGAATCGCGCAGCCTAGTGGGGAGTGAGCCTCGCGCGCGTCGGTTTCCGGGAACGCCCTGGGCCAAACGGGATGTGAGCTTTCCCACGCGACGCGGAATTGCCTCACCGCGCCGTGGTACGGCAGAGTCTCGTTCCTGTCAGGCCCCGCATACGACACGGCCGTGCCCCCCCGGGGGGCACCTCTCCCGTCGCCCAGGCGAGGGGAGGCAAGGCGCCACAGCGTTATCAGAGTCAACTTCATAGCGGCGTCGTATGCCGCCCGAGCGTCACGCGACTCCCCGTGCCGGGGAGTTGCCACCGGGTCAGCACCTCCCGTGACCCCGTAGTGGGGGAGGTCAGTGCCAGGGGCACGTCGCGTCCGCGAGGGTCACCGAAGCGGGCGATGCCGGAAGGAAACCGTGTGAGCCGGATCTCGGTCCGGGGATTCGCAGTGGCGTCTGCCACGGCGGTCACCGCTGTCGGAAGCGTCGTCGGAGTTGCCTCGGGCAGCACCACACCGAACACCAACGACGCCGAGGCAATGGCCGGTGGCACGACGCTCCTCGCGGAGATCCCCGTCGGGCAACACGCGCCGGTGCAGACGG contains:
- a CDS encoding OmpA family protein, with translation MVASPRWTASVTAGAVLLAFQVVVASSARAEENPSPPPATEVVAAAPVEVDSSDPDLKLPEGAALAAPKVLDIKSVVEDESGDERREDTNTEVTFALQAEVLFGKDSARLGDETKSRIAGIADEIRAQGASRVRIFGFTDNLGSSAHGDLLSKRRADAVQQVLAAELDDSDITYEVRGYGEQYPIADNSTETGRKKNRRVEVSFPRTENPQESRSEG
- a CDS encoding DUF192 domain-containing protein, which produces MGGGWLDGPGTLIVRPTDGREPARIPVEVATSFRARSRGLLGRLSFPGRAMLLTPASGVHTFRMRMPIDVAYLDGGMSVIAVRTMRPGRWGLPRPRARHVLEAEAGAMARWGVLPGTRVEVAAARRTPRPRRRLPR
- a CDS encoding PhoH family protein — protein: MVTSAQRRKPNRRTYVLDTSVLLADPNALSRFDEHEVVLPIVVVTELEAKRHHPELGYFARQALRLLDDCRVRHGRLDAPVPIGGLGGTLRVELNHSDPSVLPTGYRLGDNDSRILAVARNLQAEGCDVTVVSKDLPLRIKASSVGLIAEEYRAELAVTGASGWTGMSELTLPGEQVDILFEEGRVDVPEAADLPVHTGLTIQSERGYALGRVTADGGVRLVRGDREAFGVKGRSAEQRIALDLLLDPDIGIVSMGGRAGTGKSALALCAGLEAVLERRQHRKVMVFRPLYAVGGQELGYLPGTEAEKMSPWAQAVFDTLSSVTSRDVIEEVTARGMLEVLPLTHIRGRSLHDAFVIVDEAQSLERNVLLTVLSRIGADSRVVLTHDVAQRDNLRVGRYDGVVAVVEKLKGHPLFAHVTLTRSERSRIAALVTEMLEDGPL